The following coding sequences lie in one Xylocopa sonorina isolate GNS202 chromosome 15, iyXylSono1_principal, whole genome shotgun sequence genomic window:
- the LOC143430642 gene encoding uncharacterized protein LOC143430642, producing the protein MKISISIGEALMELENLKIDKGTFEKILRDSLSDDTIEILRIEHNCLSEKGLNFLSELYAVSVIYNSKENAKTECSIEMFIKTEPNHEVARELLHKQNIFTLELRYARDVLPRIEKLVHRQLGPHLFYGSLQPPVLVMENLKKKGYVLKDRQKGMPLEYCCLAIENLAKMHAGSVALHEELLLLNIHTITLLYFHVTIFIYKNGHCLFTGGKLVDLPIVHIDPELIESFKDGGIVPRDGGEDLLNLAESSLLRISKQIEQWPEEWCAPVAKKLVKLSKIIRKDLFHIHDCDPDEFLVLNHGDCWINNMMFKEDEKGQPVDLLMVDYQMTVYNSPALDLLYFLYVCPECDIKYDKEDYFLKLYLDTLKETMESIGCKARPPTIKQLKAAMYKRRIYATLTGIVFALRMVANKEDVEDIKDVVELGETKMDVFKNPFAIEMARKLFPSMDAKGYLD; encoded by the exons ATGAAGATTTCAATATCTATTGGAGAGGCTCT AATGGAATTAGAAAATCTGAAAATCGACAAAGGTACTTTCGAGAAGATACTGCGGGACAGTCTCTCGGATGATACCATTGAGATCTTAAGGATCGAGCATAATTGTTTGTCAGAGAAAGGACTAAACTTCCTCAGCGAGTTGTACGCAGTGTCCGTCATATATAATAGCAAAGAGAATGCGAAAACGGAATGTTCGATCGAAATGTTTATTAAAACGGAACCAAACCATGAAGTGGCCCGCGAGCTCCTTCACAAGCAAAATATTTTCACGCTCGAGTTGAGATACGCGCGTGACGTTTTACCAAGGATAGAAAAGCTTGTCCACCGTCAATTAGGCCCGCATTTATTCTACGGATCTCTGCAGCCTCCAGTTCTTGTTATGgaaaatttaaaaaagaaaggatacgttctaaaggatCGTCAGAAAGGGATGCCACTCGAATATTGCTGTTTAGCCATAGAGAATCTTGCGAAAATGCACGCTGGTTCTGTAGCACTCCACGAAGAG CTTTTATTACTGAA TATACATACTATAACACTATTGTATTTCCATGTTaccatttttatttataaaaatggCCATTGTTTATTTACTGGTGGT AAATTAGTCGATCTACCTATTGTTCATAtt GACCCAGAATTAATAGAATCTTTTAAAGATGGTGGCATCGTGCCACGGGATGGTGGAGAAGATTTACTGAATTTAGCAGAATCGAGCCTTCTGCGAATATCGAAACAAATAGAACAGTGGCCAGAAGAATGGTGCGCGCCTGTAGCCAAGAAACTAGTGAAATTATCAAAGATAATTAGGAAAGATCTTTTTCATATACACGATTGCGACCCGGATGAGTTCCTCGTACTTAATCATGGAGATTGTTGGATAAATAATATGATGTTTAAGGAAGATGAAAAAGGGCAACCCGTTGACCTTTTAATG GTCGATTACCAAATGACTGTTTACAACTCCCCAGCTCTCGATCTACTATATTTCTTGTACGTTTGCCCTGAATGCGACATAAAGTACGACAAGGAAGATTATTTTCTGAAACTCTATTTGGATACTTTAAAAGAGACGATGGAGAGTATCGGCTGCAAGGCAAGGCCGCCGACGATCAAACAATTAAAAGCAGCGATGTACAAAAGGAGGATATATGCCACTCTTACTGGAATTGTATTTGCCCTTCGAATGGTCGCGAATAAAGAGGATGTCGAAGATATCAAGGACGTAGTGGAGTTAGGCGAGACTAAAATGGACGTTTTTAAAAATCCATTTGCAATCGAAATGGCGCGTAAACTGTTTCCATCTATGGATGCGAAAGGTTACTTGGACTGA
- the LOC143430797 gene encoding uncharacterized protein LOC143430797: MELANLKIDKGIFEKILRDSLSDDTIEILRIEHNCLSEKGLNFLSELYAVSVVYNSKENAKTECSIEMFMKTEPINEESREYLLKQNLFAFELRYARDVLPRLSKLVDRQLGPHLFYGSLQPPVLIMENLKKKGYALKDRQKGLPFEHCCLAIENIAKLHAGSVVLLEEDPELIESFKDGGIVSRDCPDNLLNLSESSLMRISKQIEQWTDEWCAPVAKKLEKLSKIIKKDLVNIYDCDPDEFLVLNHGDCWINNMMFKEDEKGQPVDLLMVDYQTAVYNSPAIDLLYFLYVCPECDIKYDKEDYFLNLYLDTLRKTMDSIDCKRRPPTMEQLKAAMYKRRLYAVLAGIVFSLRMIANKEDIEDFKDIVDSGETKMDVFKNPGSIEMARKLFPSMDAKGYLD; encoded by the exons ATGGAATTAGCCAATCTGAAAATTGACAAAGGTATTTTCGAGAAGATACTGCGGGATAGTCTCTCGGATGATACCATTGAGATTTTAAGGATCGAGCATAATTGTCTGTCAGAGAAAGGACTAAACTTCCTCAGCGAGTTATACGCCGTGTCCGTCGTATATAATAGCAAAGAGAATGCGAAAACGGAATGTTCGATCGAAATGTTTATGAAAACGGAACCAATCAATGAAGAGTCTCGCGAATACCTTCTAAAGCAAAATCTTTTCGCGTTCGAGCTGAGATACGCGCGTGACGTTTTACCAAGGCTATCGAAGCTTGTCGACCGTCAATTAGGCCCGCATTTATTCTACGGATCTCTGCAGCCTCCAGTTCTTATTATGgaaaatttaaaaaagaaaGGATACGCTTTAAAGGATCGTCAGAAAGGGTTGCCATTTGAACATTGTTGTTTGGCCATAGAGAATATTGCGAAACTGCACGCTGGTTCTGTAGTACTCCTTGAAGAG GACCCAGAATTAATAGAATCTTTTAAAGATGGTGGCATCGTGTCACGGGATTGTCCAGACAATTTACTGAATTTATCAGAATCCAGCCTTATGCGAATATCGAAACAAATAGAACAGTGGACAGACGAATGGTGCGCGCCTGTAGCTAAGAAACTAGAGAAATTATCGAAGATAATTAAGAAAGATCTTGTTAATATATACGATTGCGACCCGGATGAGTTCCTCGTACTGAATCATGGAGATTGTTGGATAAATAATATGATGTTTAAGGAAGATGAAAAAGGGCAACCCGTTGATCTCTTAATG GTTGATTATCAAACGGCTGTTTACAACTCCCCAGCTATCGATCTACTATATTTCTTATACGTTTGCCCTGAATGCGACATAAAGTACGATAAAGAAGATTATTTTCTAAATCTCTATTTGGATACTTTAAGAAAGACGATGGACAGTATCGACTGCAAGAGAAGGCCACCGACGATGGAACAATTAAAAGCAGCGATGTACAAAAGGAGGCTGTATGCCGTTCTCGCTGGAATTGTATTTTCCCTTCGAATGATCGCGAATAAAGAGGATATCGAAGATTTCAAGGACATAGTGGATTCAGGCGAGACTAAAATGGACGTTTTTAAAAATCCAGGTTCAATCGAAATGGCGCGTAAACTGTTTCCATCTATGGATGCGAAAGGTTACTTGGACTGA